Part of the Saccharomyces mikatae IFO 1815 strain IFO1815 genome assembly, chromosome: 1 genome is shown below.
AATTAGAGAAGATCCTAATCCAGGTTATATGGGCTGCTAAAAGTTCTATCCGTCACGAAGGATGTGCGCGACCATACTGCACAAACCATATATCTGAGAATTGTACATACATGGCTATGTAGCAGTGTTCACGACTGTGTGTTAGCATTCTAGCAAGATAAGTGCTTGTACTTACATAGACATGTACGCACTGCCAAGCATAATATGCTCACGGATGGAATCGCTATCTATCTTTTATGGCACCATTTAGTAAAACTATTTCACTGCTTTGTAGGCTATGTATGAGCAAGAGACATAATATCAGTTCCTGAGTATATGGAGACcggaatttttttacactagtgaatttgaaattttgcGCTCTTTTTGAGTTTTCCATAACTGAAACTCTACTCAAACATTACTCGTATCATACTTTTGAGTTAATGTATTCAATTTGATAAACGTGTTGGGAAATCCAATGTCAAAAGGAACAATGCTTTCCAGATATTCCATCTGTTCTGGTGTCAACTTGATACTCAGAGCCTCaattttctgtttcaagtgttcaacttttcttcctcctaCTAGCGGGAAAACATTTTTTGCTTTAGCACGGACATAGGCAATTGCAATAGCAGCAATAAATTCAGTGCCATGTTCCTGAGCTACCTTTGACAATGCCTCACTGATTTTAACCTCAACATCTGTCTGTTTTGGGCTGCCAAGAAAAGTACGCACATCCTTTCCTCTCCTCTCCCGCTTTTCCATTGTCTTTTTACTCTGAAATCTTCCGCCCCACATAACATCCCATGGAACCAGAGCCATACCAAAATGCCTGGCCATTGGTAGTATTTCACGTTCAAAATCCCTGTTTAGCACATTCCACTTGCCTTGATAGACACTGAACGGAGTTTTCCCGTGAGAACTAGCGTAGTAATTTGCTGCAGAGACAACCCACGCAGGTGCATCACACACGCCCAAGTAGAGAACTTTACCCTGCTGCACAAGGATGTGCAGACTGTCCATAGCTTCCTCAATGGAACCCATATAATCACACCACTGAACataaagaatatcaatCCAAtctgttttcaatttgtggAGAGAATCTCTTACACTCACACGTAAACTGGGTTGGTGATAACCACAGTAGTTGGCGCTTTTACCCTGAGCTGCTTCACACCTCTTGTAATCTCCAGCATACTTGGTACATATAACAATTTTGTCACGCAGTTTTCTTGACTCCATCCACTCACCAATCCACTCATCCCACTGCTCGTTTTCATAGTTATTTGCAGCATCAATGAAATTTCCGCCTGCTTCGTTAAAAGCATCAAGCAACTTAAACGCGCGCTTCTTGTTCATTGAGTCCAAAAAATCCGACGATGTGGTTGCTCCCAAGACTAACGGTGATACTCCAATACCTGCAGTCTTAGAAAGAACTCTAAGACGTCCTATCTCGCTAGGTGGCTCAGGTGCGGGCCCCAAACCTTTAGGCATGAGGAATAGCGCCTATCTTGTGTGACCAAATAGAAGAGAGTATGACTTTGTTTAGGTCGTCACTCAGCAGgtggaaaatgaagatgaaaccTTTCTGAGCACCGCAAAATGCGTTGTTgctattatatatattcagAATATCGTGGGTGACCTTAGTCTATTTTATGCATACAGGAAATCTCGGCCGATCGCAATAGAGGCACGGCCGAGATACTTACTTACGCACAACTACTACATTCCTCCTTCACACAATAATGCCAATTTTACAAAGTTGAAAAGCACgcaagaagaaatactaATAAACACAAAATGCCCTTTACTCTTGCCATGCTCTGAAACACTGAACAAGATACGGACTGCGATACTGTTTTTCGTAGTTGTTTTCTGGCAGTTTCAAGCATTGTAGTCTTACAAAGAGGGCATATCGGTCAGATTTTCGCCCAACAACTCCCAAAACGCATCAAAATTACCGTTTTCCAACAGCTGATTCAAAGCCTCTTCCTCactgatattgaaaatttcttcagctATGTTTCCGGACATGGCGGCGtttgattttcttccaaaggaGCTGGAAAGAACTGCCTCCTCCATTTGACATAACAGGATTTTGTTGAAACTTTCCAAGCTCTGGCTGTTGGTTAAATTCTGTTTGATCCTCTTTGAATTGTTACAGTCCAATCCCCATTTCAATCTCACGGCTTGTTGTACTTTTTGCGGTATTTCACCTTCACCGGTTACCTTTTCCCAAAGCTCGTTTGACGCAGATACTAGACTGCCCACATCAACCAAATACACAatatatttaaaaatgGGAACAGTTTGGTAAGCGCAAAAGTAACTATCCTGAAGCTTTTCTCTGGCTAGATCCACTAAATGCGCCATTTGGTTACGAACATGTTGAATAAGTCTTGCCAAAACGTAAGTAatctcattttctttctctcgGCTATCAGTAGGTGCACTAGAAGGCGACAGCTTTTCTAGGCTCTCTTGTTTGTAGGAACACCTCAACAAAATACGGCATTGAAACATCCATATCCTTACAAGAATAAAGCATATCTGTTTGTCGATAATGTAGCCATGCTGCTGTGGaatgttcttttcaaatctagTATCAAGGTAGTCAGATACCAAGCCCGCCAGTTCCAAGTACACACCAAACCCTCTCGAGGTAAGAAAATGGTAgttcttttcatattcttccCAATGTACAATACACTTCTTCTCAAAATACAATGAGAGCACATCaagaatattaaaaatGCATACACGCCCCACAATATTGGTCAGGAATATTTCAGTCTTCTCCACATCCTTGGTATTAAGTAATGTGTCTCTGCCAAGCTTTATCGTATTCAATTCATTTCCTTGAAGAGGCTGGTATATTAACCCTGCGGCAAAATTATCACTCAAGAAACCTTCCAATCTTTTGATATTCTccaaaacttcaaaaagttGCGGATGCCGTATAATCGAAGTGCAACTCGACACTAATTTGCTCAGAATGATGTGCAATCTGTACTTGTTCCACGTGACGTCATGCAGTCGCACGTTCAATTCACCCACAAgactttcttcatcctctgaAGCAGCTGCTTCCACCTCCTCGAAATTCGCTAGAAATGGTTCCATATACTCACCATTCGAtctatcactatcacctTCAGCAAGCGAAATTTGGAACTTTAATGACTGGATTCCTAACCATAGCATGCGCCTATGTCTCATCAGTGACGAGTCCTTGAAGCGTTTGTACTTTGAAGGCTCATACTGAAGACCCAGTGTTATGGACAAGTTTGAGAGATGGTTGAGAGTAAGCAGGTTGGTGTGACTCAGTACACAATCAGGACTTTCAGGATCCAAATGTTCTGAAACATAGAAATATAAAAGGCAGGTGAatgtattttcatttggatAACGAAACACATCCAGCAGGCATAGCAGTCTGTGACATAAACGGGTCAGTTTCGTGGAAGTTTCAGAGGTATTTGCTTTCACCATTGAAAGAAGATCGGCATCCAACGTTGAATGCTTCAGAGCCATAGCCATGATCACTGTGAGTAACGACAAGGTTTCCACTTTTTTTCGCacatgtttttcttcagtgtTGATTTTCCAGTGACTATCGTCATCTTGCAGAAGCAATGTACTGAGGTCATTCTCGAAGAGTCCAATGTCCATAAAGGGATAGAAAGGGTATATATTCTCGTAGAAGCACTTTAGCAGTATTTCACAGTCCTTCTTCTGCGCCAACACGCCTTCGATTTCAACAACGAGTGAGGACAGAAAAGCTACTGaattatcttcttcaattgagCACCCATTGTACAACATCCCTAGGGCGGTAGGTTGAACTCGAAATAGCTTACTGTGTTCTATTCGTCGTAAAATAgccttttcaataaacGACAATGGGCCTAGTATACTCCTTGAGGAGTCCTCGAAAGGAATACCATTGGCATAGTTGCTAAAGTCCATGAGTGTCATGCCATACAGCGAGGCACAGAGCGCTCTGACATATTGATCATGTTGAGACAGACCATGCGCAGCAAACGGATAATCTAAAAATGTTACTTGCCCAACAATGACAAGCATATCTTCCGCATGCCATATCGACAACGTTGTATTAATAACACCTTCTGGTACTTGCAATGAGCATCTGAAGGTTGGCCATTTGAGTCCCAACTGGTATTCACTATTTGATTTATGAGAAGTCTTGAGGCTGGCTAAGCCGCTTGCTGCGGCATTGGAAGATAGATCTGCGCTGTCTTCATATTTACATTCTAATGAATGTTGCTGGCATCGTGAGCAAACAGGCCGTACTTTGTCGCACTTCCGTTTGATTTGCTTACATTGTAGACAAACCAGTCGCAGTCTGGATCTTCTAGACAAGGTTTTCTCCATCTCGTTGCGTTGTCGTCAACAGTTGTAGTAGTGTCCTTTTGTTACCTTCAAAAAGCATCACAATAGAAACGCTTGAATGGGATTATATACCTTCGTTATGTGTGATTTAGTTGTCTTGTCAGTATTTCGTAATCTGTCCTGCAAGAATATTATGCGACCGGCTGGCTCACTACAATGTTGGTATAGTGTGATGGTGCATCGTAACGTTCTCAGGCAAGACACACCAAAAGGCGTAGTACTGGCCCACTTGGTTGAATGATCTAAGCTCATTGTTTTCGTAcgaagaataaaaaataaaaaaatataatttcTACTATCTAGCTAGTATTTCAAGTACGTTGGCTTGTATAACTCTTCTAAATATTGAATCTCCTCTTCAGTCAACTGCACATCCACTGCCCTGATAGCCTCGTCCACTCTTTCAATAGAGTTTAATCCAACAATAGGGCAAGCGCCTTTACTCAAAACCCAGGCAATGGACACCATAGCCATCGAGAtacctttctttttcgcaACTTCTTCCACGCGATTAACGATCCTCTTCTCATGGGATT
Proteins encoded:
- the SMKI01G0010 gene encoding uncharacterized protein, giving the protein MPKGLGPAPEPPSEIGRLRVLSKTAGIGVSPLVLGATTSSDFLDSMNKKRAFKLLDAFNEAGGNFIDAANNYENEQWDEWIGEWMESRKLRDKIVICTKYAGDYKRCEAAQGKSANYCGYHQPSLRVSVRDSLHKLKTDWIDILYVQWCDYMGSIEEAMDSLHILVQQGKVLYLGVCDAPAWVVSAANYYASSHGKTPFSVYQGKWNVLNRDFEREILPMARHFGMALVPWDVMWGGRFQSKKTMEKRERRGKDVRTFLGSPKQTDVEVKISEALSKVAQEHGTEFIAAIAIAYVRAKAKNVFPLVGGRKVEHLKQKIEALSIKLTPEQMEYLESIVPFDIGFPNTFIKLNTLTQKYDTSNV
- the SMKI01G0020 gene encoding uncharacterized protein, whose product is MEKTLSRRSRLRLVCLQCKQIKRKCDKVRPVCSRCQQHSLECKYEDSADLSSNAAASGLASLKTSHKSNSEYQLGLKWPTFRCSLQVPEGVINTTLSIWHAEDMLVIVGQVTFLDYPFAAHGLSQHDQYVRALCASLYGMTLMDFSNYANGIPFEDSSRSILGPLSFIEKAILRRIEHSKLFRVQPTALGMLYNGCSIEEDNSVAFLSSLVVEIEGVLAQKKDCEILLKCFYENIYPFYPFMDIGLFENDLSTLLLQDDDSHWKINTEEKHVRKKVETLSLLTVIMAMALKHSTLDADLLSMVKANTSETSTKLTRLCHRLLCLLDVFRYPNENTFTCLLYFYVSEHLDPESPDCVLSHTNLLTLNHLSNLSITLGLQYEPSKYKRFKDSSLMRHRRMLWLGIQSLKFQISLAEGDSDRSNGEYMEPFLANFEEVEAAASEDEESLVGELNVRLHDVTWNKYRLHIILSKLVSSCTSIIRHPQLFEVLENIKRLEGFLSDNFAAGLIYQPLQGNELNTIKLGRDTLLNTKDVEKTEIFLTNIVGRVCIFNILDVLSLYFEKKCIVHWEEYEKNYHFLTSRGFGVYLELAGLVSDYLDTRFEKNIPQQHGYIIDKQICFILVRIWMFQCRILLRCSYKQESLEKLSPSSAPTDSREKENEITYVLARLIQHVRNQMAHLVDLAREKLQDSYFCAYQTVPIFKYIVYLVDVGSLVSASNELWEKVTGEGEIPQKVQQAVRLKWGLDCNNSKRIKQNLTNSQSLESFNKILLCQMEEAVLSSSFGRKSNAAMSGNIAEEIFNISEEEALNQLLENGNFDAFWELLGENLTDMPSL